The DNA sequence TGTATGACAGGTatcataacaaaaatattaagatCTAGTGTAAGTGGAACTATTAAGATCTAGTGTAAGTAAAACTATTAGTGGAATACTTCTATGCCTTCCTTCACATATGGAAGAGTCTTGCCTCTgcaaaaaatacaacaaatttaAGATTTAGAACTCAAGCTGCGTTTTCAAGCAATGAAAGATAAAGTTAAGAATACCAAACACTTACGTCCAACACGAATGAGGCAGCGTACACGACGAATGACAAGTACTCCCGACTCACTTTGCCTTAGAATCACACCATGTACAATTAAAAACATTCTGAGCTCTTGAACTATGACCCTTAATTGGGTGACATCACAAGAATCTACCAGGCAACGATACACATGAGCATACTCTCCTTGCAATAGCACctaaaacaacataaaaacaGTTGATACAAATGGCAAGACAAAACAGCacccattaaaaaaaataatcagtAAGGATACAACAATACCAAAAGTGTTCCTTGATCCATCAAACGGGAGATTAAATTTCCAAGAACTTCATCATTCACACGCCTTATAGCATCCTGTATTAAATAACCAAAACAGAATCAGAAAACACTTATAATAacatatacaaatatacaCAGCACTGATAACAACATACCTGAAGGACATAGTTTCCATAAGGATTAGATGCCACAATTTGTACATGTGGGATGATCTGGCTGACTAAGATCGCCAAGGAAGGACGATGATCACAGTTTCTAATCATGGCTTGAATAACGTTTGAACCAATCTCACTTAGAGATAGTGATAGAACATAACCAGAGAGATCATTGACAAGAAGACAGAGCATTTCTTGGGAAATATGGTCTATAAGCTGAAATCAATGGTGACCAAGAACATAGATTACAACttgtaaaataaatgtaattcGGATCAAAGCACAAAAAACCAAAACTGCAAACCTTTTCAATGACATGACGACCAAAGTAGTGACAGCTCAAAAATGGAATATAAGGTCGTAAAAAGAAAGTAATACTATCCACAAGAGCAGGGCTGTTACAAGCCAAAATGAACTGAAAAGTGCAAAAACCaagtaaaaaagttaaaacacATATTAAAGAAATGACCAAGTTGTTTAACCATTGTTGTAAGACTGATGTTACCGCTTGTAAAACATGATTTCCATTTGGATGGCCAGCAAGAATAAGAAGATGAGGGACTATCTCCATCAAAAAAAGAGCCAACTCCAAATACGCTGCATTATTCAAGAGGCGTTGAACCACAAGGCGTCCAGCGACATCCACACTGCCAAGCAAAAGTAAGGACCAATTTTAACAAGGACATATTCTGTAATCAATTAAGTCAAGAACCATTACCTAAATTGAAAAGCACTCCCAAGAACATGCTGCAGCAGAGTAAATCTAGATGGATTAACACGGAATTCATCGATTGTAAAATTGACCATGCCCGGATAAAATTGGCAGAATTGGGTCTGGCAGGATAGAAAAAGAAGTAAGAtgcaaagataaaataatgagTACAAcatgaaaagaaagaaaaagttaatgcACAAAGGAATACCAATTGGCAAGGCTGGATTGTGAAAAACGAGTTACTAAAAGAATCTCCTGCTGCACCAGGGTGTTATTCACAGCCGCAAATCTATAATTGACCAAACCAGGAAATTGATGGAAGAGTTGGTCCTGGCATGCATGAAGAAACAATAAGATGCATATCACAAAAGAAAAcgagaaaacaaagaaaatgttGTAGATGAATACCAACGGCAAAGGCAAAGGCTGAATATCACAAAAGTTTCCATAAGCACCTCCTGCTCCAACAGGGGTGATACCCACGGCCTGAGTTGAAGAATTAGCACGACTAGAGAAATGGTTCTggcaaagaagaagaagtaagATGCAAAGATAAAATAACGAGTACAATATGAAAAACAGAGAAAATGTTAAAAAGACTTACCCAATGCAGAGGAGGTGTAATGAAGACCGAGTTACCAAAAACATCTCCCAAGTCAGATGGTACCACTCCACTACTAGACTCCCCAATCTCAGAGGTTGAAGAAGGGGCGACTGCAACAGCCACTGCATCCACTGGGGTGAAACTAACGGCCTCAGATGATGAAGAATTTGCAACACTGGACTCTCCAACCTCAGCGTGGAGGTAGGGCCGACCAaggaaaaaattgttgaagaaatggCAACTAGAGTTGACGAACTGATGACAATCCCCTCATTGGAAGATATAGCACTAGAAGCAGAGCTTGAACGCGAACTCGGACTGCCTCCTGCAGGAATCCCTCCTCCACCTTCATCATTGTTGGAAGAAGAGTTCAACATCATtacaaaaaattgagaaacagAGAATTGAGCAGAAATTAGGGCAAATTTTGGATGAGAATGAGAAATAGGTGATGAAATGAACTCTAATTCAAAGTTATCAATTTTGATATGAACTCTAATTCAATTTCCCGTTGGAAGATTAATGAAAAGTACAATTTTTGCGCCACAATTCAAAATGCTCTGTTTCTATTTCAAATTACCGTTGGAAAATCAGAAGATGAAGCCGGAATTCAAAATGCTCTAATTCAAATTACCGTTGGAAGGtcagaagatgaagaatcgCTAGCTTGGCGCCACAATTCAAAATGCTTTTCCAAAAACTCATCAATCCAAACTGTAACTCAGGCCGCCGGAACCGCCACTTTCGGCTGAGGATGGAAGGAGGAGGTCGTCGGCGCATAGTGTGAGAGAATTGAGATTTTAATTTAGGGTTTTGGGAGAGAGATTTGGGAGAGGGAAGATAGATGTATTGAAACCATTGTTACGCGCGGTTTCTATACTGCCATTTattggtattattttaatccattttatattataggagtattctacaattactttttctccattttagcCGCATTCATATAAATTCGAATTATTACACAAATCAATTCTGAAAAATCAATTCGaattatgcatattttttactatatggataaaaaaagaaatcttTTAAATAACTATgaacaaaagaaattatttaaaccctaatttgggaTTAGGAAATATGGTTTAGTAATCGAGGGATTAGGGTGTAGTACCAACTTAGTAACGTTATATAAGTACATTActcaataatttaatgaacATCAAAAACAAATCGAATTCATATTCTAGTCAGGGAACATAATTGCAACAtagtataaatatttcatttttagataatATTTAACAGTCAAGGAACATATCAAATATAAGAACCGTGAATTAAGAAGttgttgattaatttaatataataggTGTTTATTTAGGGAATGAAAATAACTTCccatgattaatttaatacactAGGCGTTTATTTAGGAAATGGAAATAACGTCCAATATGTAATCTTCCTTTTTtgctctttttaatttttttattaatttatttaattccaaGTGGCTCATATATTAACCATCAGATAACCACTAATCTATGGATggaattagttttaatttttaacagcTTTTTACACATTAatctgaatacatccctatagagttgtgatcaatgtcgaaccaattttaaagaccgaactagagaccaaatctgggccattagatctagtttttttgatgagatgtgctgctgtgaaatttttttctcgcttcattactagcccattttacttcattgtataggtttattacttcattctgtacgtaataccttgaaactacaacatgtttttacttgcttccagtaggttttgaaatgattcaac is a window from the Salvia hispanica cultivar TCC Black 2014 chromosome 1, UniMelb_Shisp_WGS_1.0, whole genome shotgun sequence genome containing:
- the LOC125202487 gene encoding pumilio homolog 2-like isoform X1 codes for the protein MVNFTIDEFRVNPSRFTLLQHVLGSAFQFSVDVAGRLVVQRLLNNAAYLELALFLMEIVPHLLILAGHPNGNHVLQAFILACNSPALVDSITFFLRPYIPFLSCHYFGRHVIEKLIDHISQEMLCLLVNDLSGYVLSLSLSEIGSNVIQAMIRNCDHRPSLAILVSQIIPHVQIVASNPYGNYVLQDAIRRVNDEVLGNLISRLMDQGTLLVLLQGEYAHVYRCLVDSCDVTQLRVIVQELRMFLIVHGVILRQSESGVLVIRRVRCLIRVGQARLFHM
- the LOC125202487 gene encoding mRNA-binding protein puf3-like isoform X2 codes for the protein MEIVPHLLILAGHPNGNHVLQAFILACNSPALVDSITFFLRPYIPFLSCHYFGRHVIEKLIDHISQEMLCLLVNDLSGYVLSLSLSEIGSNVIQAMIRNCDHRPSLAILVSQIIPHVQIVASNPYGNYVLQDAIRRVNDEVLGNLISRLMDQGTLLVLLQGEYAHVYRCLVDSCDVTQLRVIVQELRMFLIVHGVILRQSESGVLVIRRVRCLIRVGQARLFHM